One genomic window of Medicago truncatula cultivar Jemalong A17 chromosome 1, MtrunA17r5.0-ANR, whole genome shotgun sequence includes the following:
- the LOC11422433 gene encoding early nodulin-20-like: MSLPIFFYFLILSLFFKLSHSTTILVDGSSEWKNPTVSIGDSITFKHKQNYNLYIFKNQKAFNLCNFTQANLLTDPSTTSCSYTWHPSRVGFFYFTFSNDSLKACQDSQKLAIKVTPTKASAPEASSPMPTTPGPSSGGDIQSSPSFPWPFHPHQGSSPGPAPTPEASSPITVPLVPYKGSGDGMPFINSNPAVPLPTGEVDSATIHPLATSGHQGQVMIGLVGFHAAVHIMALLLL; encoded by the exons ATGTCTCTTCccattttcttttactttcttataCTTTCACTGTTCTTCAAGCTTTCACACTCCACCACAATTCTTGTTGATGGATCTTCAGAGTGGAAGAACCCTACTGTTTCCATTGGTGATTCCATCA CTTTCAAGCACAAGCAAAACTACAACCTCTACATTTTCAAGAACCAGAAAGCCTTCAATCTCTGCAATTTCACTCAAGCCAATCTTCTCACTGATCCTAGCACTACCTCCTGCTCCTATACG TGGCACCCTTCTCGTGTTGGTTTCTTCTACTTCACCTTCTCCAATGACTCACTCAAAGCCTGTCAAGATTCTCAGAAGCTAGCCATAAAGGTAACTCCAACAAAAGCTTCAGCACCAGAAGCTTCTTCACCAATGCCAACTACTCCAGGTCCTTCTTCTGGTGGAGATATACAATCTTCTCCTTCATTTCCATGGCCATTTCATCCTCACCAAGGTTCTTCACCAGGTCCAGCACCAACACCAGAAGCAAGTTCACCAATAACAGTTCCATTAGTACCATATAAAGGCAGTGGTGATGGCATGCCTTTCATTAACAGTAACCCTGCAGTTCCTCTGCCTACTGGTGAAGTTGATTCTGCTACTATACACCCCCTTGCTACTTCTGGTCACCAAGGACAG GTGATGATTGGATTAGTTGGATTTCATGCTGCTGTGCACATTATGGCTTTACTGCTGCTGTAA